A portion of the Sus scrofa isolate TJ Tabasco breed Duroc chromosome 5, Sscrofa11.1, whole genome shotgun sequence genome contains these proteins:
- the SLC38A2 gene encoding sodium-coupled neutral amino acid transporter 2 isoform X1, translating into MKKTEMGRFNISPDEDSSSYSSNSDFNYSYPTKQAALKSHYADVDPENQNFLLESNLGKKKYETDFHPGTTSFGMSVFNLSNAIVGSGILGLSYAMANTGIALFIILLTVVSIFSLYSVHLLLKTANEGGSLLYEQLGHKAFGLVGKFAASGSITMQNIGAMSSYLFIVKYELPLVIQALMNIEATDGLWYLNGDYLVLLVSLVLILPLSLLRNLGYLGYTSGLSLLCMMFFLIVVICKKFQIPCPVEVAIIINETINSTFTQPTTFVPDMAFNMTEDDSCRPRYFILNSQTVYAVPILTFSFVCHPAILPIYEELKGRSRRRMMNVSKISFFAMFLMYLLAALFGYLTFYDHVETELLHTYSSIMGTDILLLIVRLAVLVAVTLTVPVVIFPIRSSITHLLCATKEFSWWRHSIITVSILAFTNLLVIFVPTIRDIFGFIGASAAAMLIFILPSAFYIKLVKKEPMKSVQKIGAVLFLLSGIGVMTGSMALIVLDWVHNAPGGGH; encoded by the exons ATGAAGAAAACCGAAATGGGAAGGTTCAATATTTCTCCGGATGAGGAcagcagcagctacagttccaacagCGACTTCAACTACTCCTACCCCACCAAGCAAGCTGCTCTGAAAAG cCATTATGCAGATGTAGATCCTGAAAACCAGAACTTTTTACTTGAATCGAATTTGGGGAAGAAGAAGTATGAAACAGACTTT CATCCAGGTACTACTTCCTTTGGAATGTCAGTATTTAATCTGAGCAATGCGATTGTGGGCAGTGGAATCCTTGGGCTTTCTTATGCCATGGCTAATACTGGAATTGCTCTTTTTAT AATTCTCTTGACAGTTGTGTCAATATTTTCCCTGTATTCTGTTCATCTCCTTTTGAAGACTGCCAATGAAGGAG GGTCTTTATTATATGAACAACTGGGGCATAAGGCATTTGGATTGGTTGGAAAATTTGCAGCCTCTGGATCCATTACGATGCAGAACATTGGag CTATGTCAAGCTACCTCTTCATAGTGAAATATGAGTTACCTTTGGTGATCCAGGCATTAATGAACATTGAAGCTACGGATGG ATTGTGGTATCTGAATGGTGACTACTTGGTTCTGCTGGTGTCCTTGGTGCTCATTCTTCCCTTGTCACTGCTGAGGAATTTAG GATATTTGGGATACACCAGTGGCCTTTCCTTGTTGTGTATGATGTTCTTTCTAATTGTG gtGATTTGCAAGAAATTTCAGATTCCTTGTCCTGTGGAAGTTGCTATAATAATTAATGAAACCATAAACAGCACCTTTACACAGCCCACAACTTTTGTACCTGATATGGCTTTTAATATGACTGAAGATGATTCTTGCCGACCACGTTATTTTATCTTAAACTCACAG ACTGTCTATGCTGTGCCAATTCTGACCTTTTCATTTGTCTGTCATCCTGCTATCCTTCCCATTTATGAAGAACTTAAAGG CCGCAGCCGTAGAAGAATGATGAATGTGTCCAAGATTTCCTTTTTCGCTATGTTTCTCATGTACCTGCTTGCTGCCCTCTTTGGATACCTGACTTTTTACG ACCACGTTGAGACGGAATTGCTTCACACCTACTCTTCTATCATGGGAACTGATATCCTCCTTCTCATTGTCCGTTTGGCTGTGTTAGTTGCTGTCACCTTGACAGTGCCTGTAGTTATTTTCCCG ATCCGGAGTTCCATCACTCACTTGTTGTGTGCAACAAAAGAGTTCAGCTGGTGGCGTCACAGTATCATTACTGTGTCCATTTTGGCATTTACCAATTTGCTTGTCATCTTTGTCCCAACTATAAGGGATATCTTTGGTTTTATTG GTGCATCTGCAGCTGCTATGTTGATTTTCATTCTTCCATCTGCCTTCTATATCAAGTTGGTGAAGAAAGAACCTATGAAATCTGTACAAAAGATTGGG GCTGTGCTCTTCCTGTTAAGTGGCATAGGGGTGATGACCGGAAGCATGGCCCTGATTGTGTTGGATTGGGTACACAATGCCCCAGGAGGTGGCCATTAA
- the SLC38A2 gene encoding sodium-coupled neutral amino acid transporter 2 isoform X2, with translation MKQTLILLTVVSIFSLYSVHLLLKTANEGGSLLYEQLGHKAFGLVGKFAASGSITMQNIGAMSSYLFIVKYELPLVIQALMNIEATDGLWYLNGDYLVLLVSLVLILPLSLLRNLGYLGYTSGLSLLCMMFFLIVVICKKFQIPCPVEVAIIINETINSTFTQPTTFVPDMAFNMTEDDSCRPRYFILNSQTVYAVPILTFSFVCHPAILPIYEELKGRSRRRMMNVSKISFFAMFLMYLLAALFGYLTFYDHVETELLHTYSSIMGTDILLLIVRLAVLVAVTLTVPVVIFPIRSSITHLLCATKEFSWWRHSIITVSILAFTNLLVIFVPTIRDIFGFIGASAAAMLIFILPSAFYIKLVKKEPMKSVQKIGAVLFLLSGIGVMTGSMALIVLDWVHNAPGGGH, from the exons ATGAAACAGACTTT AATTCTCTTGACAGTTGTGTCAATATTTTCCCTGTATTCTGTTCATCTCCTTTTGAAGACTGCCAATGAAGGAG GGTCTTTATTATATGAACAACTGGGGCATAAGGCATTTGGATTGGTTGGAAAATTTGCAGCCTCTGGATCCATTACGATGCAGAACATTGGag CTATGTCAAGCTACCTCTTCATAGTGAAATATGAGTTACCTTTGGTGATCCAGGCATTAATGAACATTGAAGCTACGGATGG ATTGTGGTATCTGAATGGTGACTACTTGGTTCTGCTGGTGTCCTTGGTGCTCATTCTTCCCTTGTCACTGCTGAGGAATTTAG GATATTTGGGATACACCAGTGGCCTTTCCTTGTTGTGTATGATGTTCTTTCTAATTGTG gtGATTTGCAAGAAATTTCAGATTCCTTGTCCTGTGGAAGTTGCTATAATAATTAATGAAACCATAAACAGCACCTTTACACAGCCCACAACTTTTGTACCTGATATGGCTTTTAATATGACTGAAGATGATTCTTGCCGACCACGTTATTTTATCTTAAACTCACAG ACTGTCTATGCTGTGCCAATTCTGACCTTTTCATTTGTCTGTCATCCTGCTATCCTTCCCATTTATGAAGAACTTAAAGG CCGCAGCCGTAGAAGAATGATGAATGTGTCCAAGATTTCCTTTTTCGCTATGTTTCTCATGTACCTGCTTGCTGCCCTCTTTGGATACCTGACTTTTTACG ACCACGTTGAGACGGAATTGCTTCACACCTACTCTTCTATCATGGGAACTGATATCCTCCTTCTCATTGTCCGTTTGGCTGTGTTAGTTGCTGTCACCTTGACAGTGCCTGTAGTTATTTTCCCG ATCCGGAGTTCCATCACTCACTTGTTGTGTGCAACAAAAGAGTTCAGCTGGTGGCGTCACAGTATCATTACTGTGTCCATTTTGGCATTTACCAATTTGCTTGTCATCTTTGTCCCAACTATAAGGGATATCTTTGGTTTTATTG GTGCATCTGCAGCTGCTATGTTGATTTTCATTCTTCCATCTGCCTTCTATATCAAGTTGGTGAAGAAAGAACCTATGAAATCTGTACAAAAGATTGGG GCTGTGCTCTTCCTGTTAAGTGGCATAGGGGTGATGACCGGAAGCATGGCCCTGATTGTGTTGGATTGGGTACACAATGCCCCAGGAGGTGGCCATTAA